Proteins from a genomic interval of Acetobacterium woodii DSM 1030:
- a CDS encoding epoxyqueuosine reductase: MKEAIRKKALDLGADVCGFADVKRFIQAPEGFHPRDLYHDCKSVIAIGFALPKSLFAVKPDLLYGYFNYLTGPKVDQMAMMLSRIIEDEYSGNAVPVPCDSPYDYWDSEKMEGRGLISMKHAAVYTGLGTLGKNTLLLNQKYGNRLTIGAILTNLEFESDDYAESICKEGCQLCLKSCPVQALEETSVNQKLCRNNTYGTTARGFDTVFCNTCRSICPMRFGE; encoded by the coding sequence ATGAAAGAAGCGATCAGAAAAAAAGCTTTAGATTTGGGCGCAGATGTGTGTGGTTTTGCAGACGTAAAGCGCTTTATTCAAGCACCAGAGGGCTTTCATCCCAGAGATCTTTACCATGACTGTAAATCAGTTATCGCAATTGGTTTTGCGTTGCCTAAAAGTTTGTTTGCGGTTAAGCCGGATTTGTTATATGGATATTTCAATTATTTAACGGGGCCTAAAGTCGACCAAATGGCAATGATGCTATCGCGAATAATTGAAGATGAATATAGCGGGAATGCTGTTCCAGTGCCTTGTGATAGTCCTTATGATTATTGGGATAGCGAAAAAATGGAAGGGCGTGGTTTGATATCGATGAAACATGCGGCCGTATATACCGGTCTTGGAACACTGGGAAAAAACACCTTGCTCCTTAATCAGAAATATGGAAATCGACTAACAATTGGAGCGATTTTGACAAATCTTGAATTTGAATCAGATGATTATGCCGAATCGATTTGTAAAGAAGGATGTCAACTGTGTTTGAAAAGCTGCCCGGTTCAAGCATTGGAAGAAACATCGGTTAATCAGAAATTGTGTCGGAACAATACCTATGGGACGACCGCCAGAGGTTTTGATACCGTTTTTTGTAATACTTGCCGCAGTATTTGCCCAATGCGTTTTGGTGAATGA
- a CDS encoding DUF4180 domain-containing protein, translated as MEPLNNNGKNIAYVHTKTPILTDVQSALDLMATVRYEAGCDAIIVEKEALTEDFFDLKTRLAGEIIQKYVNYGIRLAIIGDFSGYPSKALHDFIYESNQGKHLYFVSNMEAAQKKLG; from the coding sequence ATAGAACCATTAAACAACAACGGTAAGAATATCGCCTATGTCCATACCAAAACGCCGATACTGACCGATGTCCAGTCGGCACTGGACCTAATGGCGACAGTCCGCTATGAAGCTGGGTGTGATGCTATCATTGTGGAGAAAGAAGCGTTAACAGAAGATTTTTTTGATTTGAAGACTCGGTTGGCTGGTGAAATCATCCAGAAATATGTCAATTATGGCATTCGGCTGGCAATCATTGGCGATTTTTCAGGGTATCCAAGTAAAGCACTGCACGATTTTATTTATGAATCTAATCAGGGTAAACATCTGTATTTTGTATCAAATATGGAAGCAGCACAGAAAAAACTGGGGTAA